The sequence below is a genomic window from Blastococcus sp. Marseille-P5729.
TGCAGCCGCTCCAGGGTGCGCCGGGTTCGGCCGTCGGCGCCGATGAGGTCTGCGACCGCGGCGGTGAGCTCGCCCTGCGCGTAGCGGTGGTCCGCGACGACGCCGCGGCACGCGAGGACCCCGGGTTGCTCACCGTCCAGCATCGGAAGAGGTGGGGTGGGTGGTGCGGTGGAAGGGTTCATGAGTCCTCGTCGTCGAGTCTGGCTGGGTGTGCGACCTTCGGCTCAAGCGGACCCATGCGCTCACGTTACCCGTCGATCAGCACCTCCCGATGCGACCACCCACGGACGCGGCAGCCGCCGCACGGAGGCTGCCGCTGCTCGCCGTCTAGCCTGGTGGGATGCCCGCCAGATCGACTGTCGGCCACCTGGTCGCCGCCGCTCATCCCGGCCCGACCGCAGTCGTCACCTCGCTCGCCGCGGTGCTGGGCGCCTCCGCCCGGCTTCCCGCGCGACGCCTGTTGACCCTCACCGGTGCCGTCCTGAGCGGTCAGCTCACCATCGGGTGGTCCAACGACCTCATCGATCATGGACGGGACACACTCTCCGGACGCCGGGACAAGCCGCTGGCGACCGGTGTCCTGTCCCCGCGGGTTGTCCGCTTCGCCATTGGGGTGGCGGCATCGACCTGCGTGGTGCTCTCATCGCTGTGTGGACGCCGCGCCGGGGCGCTCCACGGCGTCCTCGTCGGATCGGGATGGGCTTACAACCTGGGGCTCAAGCAGACCCCCGCATCGTTCGTGCCGTACGCCGTGGCCTTCGGTGCGCTGCCTCAGGTCCCGACGCTGTGCGACGTACCGCCGCGGACGGCGCCGGCCACCAGGTCGGTCGCGGGCGCCCTGCTCGGGATCTCCGCGCACCTGCTCAACGTGCTGCCGGACCTCGCCGACGATCGCCGTACGGGCGTGCACGGCCTGCCCCACCGGCTCAGCGACCGCCAGATCCGTTCCGCGGCGGCGGCCTGCCTCGCGGCCGCCGGCGCCGCGGCGCAGCGGGAGGTTGCGCTCGGACGGTCCGGACGGGCAGCACTCGGCGCAATCACGGGCGGGCTGGGCTCGGTGGTCGCCGTCGGGCGGGGGACCGCCCCCTTCTACGCCGCAGCCGCTGCGGCGCTCGTGGACGCGCTCACGCTGATCGCTGCTGCCCGGAGCGGCGCGGCTGGATCGGGGGCTACGAGGTCCAACCGTCGGCCAGGTAATCGCGAACGACGGGGCCCATCGACTAGGTGAAGGTCACATCCCCGTACAGGATCGAGGGAACGTCGAGCGGCTGGGTGGGCGCCAGGGCGGCGGCTGGATGCCCCTCTGGGAAGTCGAAGGTGATGTCGTCGACGGTGGCCTCGTAGAGGTCGACGAAGACTTCATAGGGTGGGCGGATGAGCGAAAGGGATGCCAGATGACTGAGATGACGCGCGCCGTCGGCGTGATGGAGTTCGGAGGTCCGGAGAAGCTCCAGGTCGTGGAGGTCCCGGTCGGGCACGCTGGCCCCGGTCAGGTGCGGGTACGGGTACACGCGGCCGCCGTGAACCCGACGGACACGTTCATCCCGACCGGCACTCGGGTGCGCCCCAGCGAACAGCCGCGCTTCCCGTACGTACCGGGCATGGACGTCGCGGGTGTCATCGACGAGGTCGGCGATGGCGTCGATACCGGCGTCCAGGTCGGTGACCGCGTGATGGGCATCGTCGTCCCGGACCACGATCATGGCGGTTATCGACAGAGCATCGTGCTGCCGGCCGCCTCGGTCACGCACGCACCGCGGGGTTCGAGCCACCCCGAGGCGGCGTCCCTGCCGATGAACGGCCTGACCGCCCGCCGAGCCCTCGACCTGATGTCGCTCGGCGCCGGAGACGTGCTCGCTGTGACGGGCGCGGCAGGAGCCTTCGGCGGCTACGTCGTCCAGCTGGCCAAGGCCGACGGGCTGACCGTGATCGCCGATGCATCCGAGGCCGATGAGCAACTGGTACGCGAGCTGGGCGCCGACATCGTCGTCCGTCGCGGGGACGACGTCGCGGAGCGCTTCCGAGAGCATTTCCCCGAGGGTATCGACGGCCTCGCGGACGGCGCCCTGTTGCACGAGAAGGTGCTGCCGGCACTGAAGGACGACGGGAAGGTCGTCACCGTACGCTTCTGGAAAGGGAACGGCGAACGCGAGCTGGAGTTCTTTCCCGTGCTGGTGCGCGACTATGCGGAGAACCACGCAGCACTCGACACGCTCCGTCAGCAAGCCGAGGACGGCGTGCTCAGCCTTCGAGTAGCCCAGACCTTCCCTGCCGCGCAGGCCACCGAGGCGCAGCAACTGCTCGGCCGCGGAGGCGTCCGAGGCCGCATCATCCTCGAGTTCTAACGCATTGGCTCGACGGTTGCGCGGGAGGCGGCAGCTGGTCCCTGTGAGGTCAACCGGTCGCGCCCCGCTGCGGCGATCGACAGCAGCGAGCCGGCGGCGAGGACGCCGAGCCCAGCCGCGGCGAGCGCGCCGGCCGGCATCGTCGATGTGGTCACGAGCAGCCAGACGAAGAAGCCGAGCGAGACCAGCGCGGCAGCCAACGCCACAAACCCACCGAGCCAGCCGAGGCCAAGGGCACCGAGCACGGCCAGCAGCACACACCACCCAGCAATGCTGTAGACCGCCACCTGCTCGCCGGACTGCCCACCCAGGGGCCACTCGAAACGCCATGCACGGTAGGCCTGCACCAGGACCGTGACACCGAGTCCGCCCATCACGACCGCCGCCACCCGGCGGCCTTGCGATCCCGAGCACGCCGCGAAGACCGCTCCCAAGATCGCCACGGGAATCAGGACCATCCAGCCCATCACGACGAACCAGTCCAACAGCGGAGGAAGCGAAGCTCCCTCGTCGTCGCGAAAGACACTTGTCGAGTACTCAACGAAGTTGGTGCCCCCGCCCCAGTCGATCACCGTGCACGCGATTCCGATGAGCACCGCTCCGAGCAGGCTCACGACACCGGCAGCGACTCTCACGTGAAACCTCCCCAGTGCGTGCAGTGGAGGCTAGGACACGTTGTCGCCCCACCCCGTTCCCATCGGTACCGCTGACTTAGGTGAGGCCATGGTGAACGACGCTGCCAGCTGGGACGAGCGCTACTTGGAATCGGACCTCGTGTGGTCGATCGAGCCCAACGTCTGGGTGCGCCAGGTCGTCGAGCCGCTCGCCCCTGGCTCGGCGATCGACATCGCGGCCGGTGAAGGCCGGAACGCCTTGTGGATGGTCGAGCGCGGCTGGCGGATGACGGCGCTGGACTACTCGACCCGGAGCAGGTCATCGATTGGGCTGAGCGTGACGCGAGAGTCGAGCGAGCCGAGATCGTTGAGCGGCACGTCGAGGGCCGGGACCGGCCGGCACTCGACACCGTGGTCGTGCTGAGCCGACCGGCGGTCTGAGCGGCCGGCTCACCAGGCTCGCCAACGATGACTCGACATGCCCCCGGCGATCGCGTCGCACACCCAGTTCTCCGCGCTGTCCCGCAGCTCAGTCTCGCTCAGGTGACAGCCGGAGGCGTACCTGAGCTCGGAGATCCGCACGAGGTCGTTGTCCGGGATCCCGTCGTAGCCGGTGCGCACGATCGCCGGCGGCTGGGTGATCGGCCGCGGGGCGCTGCTGTTGAGCAGGTTGCCCTTCCAGTCCGCGGCGTCGTCCGCCAGATACTCGCGCGCGGGTAGGCACAAGGCTGTCGGCCGCAGGCCACTCAGCCCTTCACGCACGGCAAGGCCGCTCAGCCCTTCACGCACACCAAGGTCGTCAGCCGCTCGACCGGCTCGATGAGATCGGTCTGTGCGGCGATCACCTCATCGATGTCCTTGTACGCCGCCGGGATCTCATCCAGCACGCCGGCGTCCTTGCGGCACTCCACGCCCGCGGTCTGGGTAGCCAGATCGCTGGTGTCGAACCGCCGCTTCGCGACATTACGGCTCATCCGACGACCCGCGCCGTGCGATGCAGACGTGTAGGACGCGGGGTTACCCAGCCCGCGGACGACGTACGACCCGGTTCCCATGGAACCCGGAATCAGCCCGAGATCACCCTTGCCCGCGCGAATCGCACCCTTGCGAGTCACGATCAGGTCCACGTCGTCGTACCGCTCGTGCGCCACATAGTTGTGGTGACAGCTGATCTCCTGATCGAAGTGCACCCGGTGCCCGGCGAACTGCTGAACGAGCACCTGCTTGAACAGCGCAAGCATCACGCCGCGCGAACGGGCGGCGTACTCCTGAGCCCAGTGCAGATCGCGCAGGTAGGCCGCCATCTGCGGCGTGCCATCCAGGAACACCGCGAGGTCGCGATCAGGGAGCGCCTCGTTGTGCGCCAGGCCCTTGGCGATCTCGATGTGCCGCTCCGCGAGCTCCTTGCCGATGTTGCGTGAGCCGGAGTGCAGGGTCAGCCAGATGCGGCCGGACTCGTCGGCGCAGAGCTCCACGAAGTGGTTACCGCCGCCGAGCGTGCCGAGCTGGGCGAGTGCCTTCGACTCGCGGCTCTGCACCGAGGGGTGTAGGTCGGCGAACCGCTGCCAGAACTCGTCAAAGCCGCGGTCTTGTCCCAGGCGGCGCAGATCGACCAGGTCGCGGTGCGCCTTGAACCCGACCGGGATGGCCGACTCGAGCGCGCGGCGCAGCGCCCGCAGGCTGTCGGGAAGATCGTCCACGGTCAGCGACGTACGCGCCGCCTCCATGCCACAGCCGATGTCGACACCGACGGTGGACGGCGAGACGGCGTCGCGCATCGCTAGGACCGTGCCGATCGTGGCGCCCTTGCCCAGGTGGGCATCGGGCATGACCCGGACGCCGTGCACCCACGGCAGCCGTGAGACGTTCCGAATCTGCTCCGCTGCGGCAGGCTCGAGGTCGGCCTCGGACAGCCACATCAGCGTGTCCGCCGCGGCGCCATCGAGGTGGGCCGGGAATGCTGCGTTGATCGTCATCACCCTGTTCTCCGACGGCCCGGTTCGGTTGGGCCGGGATTTCCTCTTCTATAGGCAAACCAGACCTGATGACGATAATTCCCCGGGCGGTTGGCGTCGACTGGTTTATCGAGGCCGCAGTACGCGCGGCACCAACCGCAGCCACCCGATCATGCCGAGCAGCTCGACGAGCGACTGCATCACGATGACGACCGCTGTCAGCTCCCAGCCGGCCGGAAGCGACAACGCGACAGGCAGGACGACGAACGAGTTGCGGGTACCGAGGGCGAACGCCAGCGTGCGGGCCTGCGGGCTCGGGAGTCGCACGGCGCGTGACAGCAGGCAGCTCACGATCAGACTCATCACGAGATAGCCGCCAGCGGCGGCCACCACCACGGGAAGCACCGCGGCGGCCGCAACAACCTCGTCGGCATGACCGGCAGCGACCGCGAAGATCACCAGCGCCAGCAGGGGGACAGGCCACCACGCCGCAGCTCTGGCCAGCCGGGCGCGGCGCGCTGCGCGTGCGGTCCAGACCTCCGTCAACGCAGCGAGCGCGAGAGGGCAGAGCACCACCAGCACGGCCGGCCAGATCTGCGCAGCAGACAGCACCCCAGACAGCTCGGCGTCCGCCATCAGCCACAGATATATGGGAAGTAGTGCCAGCTGGACGACGAGACTCACCGGAGTCAGCGCCGTCGCCCGCGCAGCGTCACCACCCGCGAGGTGCGTGAAGGTGATGAACCAGTCCGTGCACGGCACGAGAAGCACGAGCAGGAGACCGAGACGCAACGCGTCGTCGTCCGGCACGACCCGGGTGATCAGCCAGACGATCAACGGCATGATGCCGAAGTTGCCGATCAGGGCTGTGCGGATGAAGCGCCGATCCCGGAAGGCGGCGGGGATCGAGCGCAGCGAGATCTGCAGGAAGGTGGCGTACAGCAGCGCCGCCAGCAGTGGCCAGACCGCAAGCTCCAGCACGTTGGCGGCGCCCGGGGTAGTCAGGCCCACGAGCAGACCCGCAGCCAGACCAGCGAGATAGCACCAGAACTGGTTTCGCTCCAGCCCTTGCTTGCTCACCTGAACCGCTTCCTGTCCGCCCGTTCCTCGATGGCCACTGCCACACCGATGGCCTACGGTACCGACATGGCTTATACGTGGGATCCCGAATATCTGGCCAGCCACACCGAGGAGGCGATCGGCCCGCGGTTGCCGATTATCGACCCGCACCACCACCTCTGGGATGCGCCGGGATTGCAGCCTTACCTGGTCCCGCAGCTGCACGAGGACACCGGTGCGGGCCACGACATCGTCGCGACCGTGTTCATCGACTGCGTCTGGGACTACCGGACCGACGGCCCGCGTGAGCTTCGGGCCCTCGGCGAGACCGAGCGAGCCCTGCGCGCGGCCCGGGAGACCCGCGAATCGGGTGGAGCCGTCATCGGCGGAATCGTGTCGCACGCCGACATGATGCTCGGCGCCGAGGCAGGCCGGGTTCTCGACGCACATGCTGAGGCGGGGGCAGGGCTGTTCCGGGGAATCCGGCACGCGACGGCGTACGCCGACGACCCCGCGGTCCACCGCTCGCACACCAAGCCGGCGCCCGGCATGATGCGCGAGCAGCAGTTTCACGACGGCGTGCGGGAGCTGGCCAAGCGCGGCATGACATTCGATGCGTGGCTGTACCAGCCGCAGATCCCCGAGCTCACCGAGCTCGCGGACGCCGTCCCCGACTGCACGATGGTCCTCGATCACCTCGGCGGCCCGCTCGCCGTGGGCAAGCGGCAGGGTCAGCGGGAGGAGGTCCTCGCCGAGTGGCGGCCGCGGATCGATGAGATCGCGCGATGCGAGAACGTCGTGATCAAGCTCGGCGGCATCGGGATGAAGGTCTTCGGCATGGGCTTCCAGAACAATCCCGTCGCACCGAGCAGCGACGATCTCGTCGCCGCGTGGGGCGAGCCGATCCGGTACGCGATCGAGCGCTTCGGGCCGGAGCGCTGCATGTTCGAGTCGAACTTCCCGGTCGACCGCGAGTCGACCAGCTATGTCGTGCTCTGGAACGCATTCAAGAAGATCGCCTCGCAGTATTCCGAGGCCGAGCAGCGCGCGCTACTGCACGACACCGCCCAACGCGTCTACCGGGTCGACACGACCTGATCCTCCACGCTGTCTGCGGTCGGTCGAGCACCCGGTACGGGCTGGTCGCCCGCGCGTGACGGGCCGGTGTGATTCAAGTAACTTAGGATCACCTTCCGCCGAGCCGAGGAGCCAGCCCCGCATGAGCACCACCGTCGCCGATGTCTTCCGCGCCACCGCCGCCGAGCGGCCCGACCAGATCGCGTTCCGTTCTCTCGAGCGCGACGGAGTACCTGCCGTGCAGTACACCTGGAGCGAGCTACGCCAGACGGTCGACGACCTCGCCAAGGGGCTGCACGAGCTGGGGGTGGACGGCGACCAGCAGATCGCCCTGATGCTGCTCAACCGGCCCGAGTTCCACGTCGCCGACCTGGCCGGCGTAATGCTCGGCGCGGCCACCACGTCGGTGTACGTGACCCTCGCCCCCGAGCAGATCGAGTACCTCCTCAACGACGCCGAGGTCAGCGTGGTCTTCACCGAGCAACTGTTCCTGCCGGTGATCGAGAAGGTGCGCGCGAACGTGCCGTCGATCAAGCACGTCATCGTCGTCGACGGCCAGGGCTCGGACGACGTCCGCACCATGGATCAGGTGATCGAGATGGGCCGAGGGAGCGAGTTCGACATCGACGCCTCGGTGCAGGCGCTCACCCCCGAGACGATCATCACGCTCATCTACACCTCCGGCACGACCGGCAATCCGAAGGGTGTTCAGCTCTCCCACGCCAATGTGCTGGCCGCATTCAAAGGCGCCGAAGGGCGCGCGGTCTTCCCCGATCCGTCGCGCGTCATCAGCTGGTTGCCGGCCGCGCACATCGCCGAGCGGATGGCGCATCACTACCTGCCGCTCAAGTACGGCACGGAGGTCACCACCTGTCCCGACCCACGGCTGGTCGGCGAGTACCTGCCGCAGGTCCGACCCACGTGGTTCTTCGCCGTCCCACGGGTCTGGGAGAAGATGAAGTCCGCGGTGGAGGCGGGCCTGGCCGCCATCCCGGGCGAGCAGGGCGAGCAGGCTCGCGGGGCCCTGCAGGCGGCTATCAAGAAGGTCAAGCTGGAGCAGTCCAAGCAACCGGTGCCGGCGGAGCTGGCCGCGATCGTCGAGAAGGCGGACGCCGCCCTCTTCGCGGGGCTGCGGCAGCGGCTGGGGCTGGACGAGGTCTCGACCGCGAACGTGGGCGCCTCACCGACCCCGCCGGAGGTACTGGAGTTCTTCCACGCGATCGGCGTGCCGGTGTCGGAGATCTGGGGCATGAGCGAGACCGCCGGGCTGGGCGCCTCCAACCCGCCCGAGGACATCCGTATCGGCACCGTCGGCACGGCGCCGGACAACGTGGAGCTGAAGATCGGGGACGACGGCGAGCTGCTGCTCAAGAGTGATGTCGTCATGGTCGGCTACCGCAACCTTCCCGAGCAGAACCGCGACACCGTCGTGGATGGTTGGCTGCACACCGGGGACATCGCGACGATCGACGAGGACGGCTACGTGACCATCGTCGATCGCAAGAAGGAGCTCATCATCAACTCGATGGGCAAGAACATGTCCCCTGCGATGATCGAGTCGCGATTGAAGACGGCTTCGCCGCTGATCGGTCAGGCCGTGGCCATTGGGGACAACCGCCCGTACAACACGGCGCTGATCGTGCTTGACCCCGAGTCGCTGCCGGTATGGGCTGCTGCGCAAGGGATCGAGGGCTCGACTCCCGAAGAGCTCGCGAAGGACGAACGGCTGCTGGCCGCGATCGATGAGGCCGTCCAGGAGGCGAACTCGAAGCTGGCGCGCGTCGAGCAGATCAAGAAGTACACGGTGCTGCCGCACGAGTGGCTTCCCGCCGGAGACGAGTTGACGCCCACGATGAAGCTGCGCCGTCGTCCGATCACCCAGAAGTACCACGACCAGATCGAGGCGATGTACGCCGACGGCTGAGCAGATCCACGAGGCGTTGGCGCCTACGCCACTGATATCGGTGGCATAGGCGCCAACGCTCCGGCCGGACGGCGGACGAGCGCCGAGCAGATACTCCGTCGTTCGGTTAGTTTTGGCTCATGAAGATCACCCACCTTGGACACGCCGCCGTCCTCGTCGAGACCGCCGGGGCCCGAATCCTCATCGACCCCGGCAGCTTCAGCGACCAATGGCATGGGCTCACCGAGCTGGACGCCGTCGTCATCACCCACCAGCACCCCGACCACGTCGATGCCGAGCACGTGCCCGGCCTGCTCGAGGCAAACCCGAGCGCACGCGTGTACTGCGAGCCGTCGGTACCCCAGGCAGTCGACCTGGCCGGCGCCACGGCGCTGCCCAGCGGCGAGCGGGCCACCGTCGGGGCGGTGGAGATCGCGGCGGTCGGTGGCGAGCACGCCATCATCCACCGGGACATCCCAATGATCGGCAATGTCGGCGTGCTCATTCGTGCGGAGGGTGAGCCGACGTTGTTCCACCCCGGCGACTCGCTCGCGGTCTGCCCGGAGGGCGTCGACCTGCTCGCGTTGCCGGTCATGGGCCCCTGGGCGGCGCTGAAGGAGCACATCGACTTCGTGCGTGCCGTCGGTGCGCCGCGCGCCTTCCCGATCCATGACGGCCTGCTCAACGAGCGCGGCTGGGGGCTGTACACATCGCGGACTGCTGACATGTCGGACACCGAGGTGCTCGACTGGCGTGACGGTCAGGCTCACGAGGTCTGAGCGCGCATGCGGCGCCGCACCCTGACCGATCGCGAGGCGCGAGGGCTCGACCTCGTGCTCGTTCTGCTCGCTGCGGTGATGGGTGTCGGACGAGAACTGCTGTTCCCGGGCACCGAACGACGCCTGCTGCAGCCGGCCCTCTGGATCTGCGTCCTCGTCCAGCTGGCCGGCGCCATGACCTTGTGGTGGCGCCGAAGCCACCCCGCTCGCGTTGCGTTCGTGAACGTGGTGCTGAACCTCGTCTCACCGACCCAGGCCTCGCCGATCGCCGCCTACTCACTAGGCGCGCATCTCGGTCTGGGATGGCGGTCGGTACTTGCCTTCGTCGCTGTGCTCGCATCCTGGATGCTGGGGGCCCAGCTATGGAAGCTCGAGGACATGTTCACCGGACCGGTCGTGCTCGTGGCGCTGTTCGTGATCGGGTTGTACGTGACCGCTCGTCGTGCTCTGGTGGACGCGCTCGCTGATCGGGCGGAAAGAGCCGAGCGTGAGCAGGCGTTGCTGGCGGCGCGCGCCGTCGCGGACGAGCGGACAAGGATCGCCCGGGAGATGCATGACCTGATCGCGAACCGGGTGAGCATGATGGTGCTCCAGGCCGGTGCAATCGGTGTCAGCGCGCCGGATCCGGCGGTACGCAGCGCATCCGACCAGCTCCGACAGACGGGGATCCGCACGCTCGATGAGCTTCGCGGCCTGGTGAGCGCGCTGCGGGAGCCGGGTGAGGAGGAGCCGGGGTCGGCCACTGCTCATGCCCAGACCACCGTCATCGACATCGTGGCGGCCGCCCGCCGGGCAGGCCTGGACGTGGACCTGGAGGTGAACGGAGCGCCGCGAGCGATGAGCGACCCGTCTGCTCGCGCCGTGGATCGCATCGTGCAGGAGGGCCTCACGAACGCCGCGAAGCACTCGCCGGGCGCCGCGGTCGAGATCATCGTCAGTCACGACGAGGATCAGAGCCTCGTGCGCGTGCGGAACGAACCGGCCGCAGCCGGTGACGATCGAGGGCTCGGCTCGACCGGCGCGGGGGCCGGCTTGACCGGGCTCCGCGAGCGAGTGCGGCTGCTCGGCGGGACCCTGGAATCGGGGGCGGAGCCGGACGGCGGCTACCTGCTCTCTGCATCGGTGCCGCACCACACGATCTCAGGCCCGCCGAGCCCACGGGGCCGCATCGGCGTTCATGCCAGACGAGGGGACGACGCGTGATCCGGTTGCTGATCGTGGACGACGATCCGATGGTGTGCGGGTACCTGTCGACCATCCTCGAGGATGCCGAGGACATCGAGGTCATCGGCGTGTCCCACGACGGCGCCGCAGCCGTCGACGACGCAGTCCGATTCCGGCCCGACGTCATCCTCATGGACATTCGGATGCCGGGAGTGAACGGCGTGGTAGCCACCCGACGGATCAGCGGACTGAATCTGCCCAGCAAGGTCGTGGCGCTCACCTCGTTCGAGAGTGATGACGCCGTGCTCGGCGCGATGGACGCCGGCGCCACGGGGTTTCTGCTCAAGTCGACGGCGCCGTCCGACCTGATCGCCCTGGTACGCGCTGCGTCCTCGGGCCATTCGGTGCTCGCGCCTGAGGCGACGCGGCGCCTGACGGCGGGGCGGGCCGGTGCTGATCCCGGGATGCGGCAGGCTCTGGGCACCTTGACTCGCAGGGAGCGGGAGGTGCTCGTCCTCATCGGCGAGGGCAGCTCGAACAGCGCGATCGCGGCGCGGCTCGGGTTGTCCGAGGGCACGGTCAAGGGCTACGTGTCGCGGGTGCTCGACAAGCTCGGTTGCCAGAACCGCACCCAGGCCGGGCTGATCGCCCATGCGTACCTACGACGCTGAGGGGTCGACGGTGAGGTTGTCGATCAGCACGGTCTGTCCGCTGCAGGCGGCCCGTACGGCGATACGGGTGACCTGAGCCAGATCGATGCCGGCCAGACTGGCCAGCGGCGCGGTGCTCGTCTGCAGCACCGGTTCTACTAGGGCGCCCGGTTGCATCCAGCCTGCCTTGAGAGTGTCGCCGGCGATCGGCGGGGGAGCCCCGCCGGGCAAGTCTGCGGTGGCCTCGTTACCCGCGGCGTCCGTCACGACGAGCTGCACCGGAACCAGCTCCTCGCCCGAGTCGACTGCCGCGTCGACGCTCACTGTTCCTGCGGCGGGAAGGGTGAGCGGCGCGGGCAGCTCGACAGCGACCTCGACCGTGTCAGATCCCTTGCACGTCACGGAAACGACGCGATTGTCACCCGCTCCCCACCGAAGCTCCACTGGCCCTTCATCCCACGACCCTCCGCCGCTGGTCACGACGGAGGCGCCGTCGAGCGTGGCAGTCTCCTCGACGTCGTCCTCCTGCCCGGTGAGCAGCTCGATCGATCCGCCTGCCGCGTACTGCGAGATGTAGCGCGTCTCCGGCAGCCACTGCGAGCCGGCGCGGTAGTCCTCCAGCAGCGCGCTCTGGTCGTTGTCGAGCAGGGTCGTCTCGACGAAGGCGGTCACATATCCCAACGCGACCGTGCGCTGCTCCTCGGGCTCGATCAGTGCGCCGGTGTCGATGAACATCTTCGGCAGCCCGTACCCGATGTCGCGGCGCCCCCAGAGGGTGTTGAACTGGGTGTGGTTGGCTCCTCCGACGTAGAGCAACGCCTTGAGCTGGCCGCCGCCAGGCGTCGTACGCGCGTACTGGCTGCTTCCGCCGAAGCTGGCAACGTCGGCGTCGTGGCTGCCCTGGATCACCAGATAGCTGACGTCGGAGAGGTAGACCTTCTCGCCGTCCGGCTGGTACTGGCCGTCGGACGGCGCGAGAGCGACGACCGCCTCGATGGCGAACCCGTAGTCGACAGCGTGCGACGGATGGTCCGGTAAGGCGCCCAGGTCGTTGATGGCGGAGGCCACCGCGACCGCCTCACCTCCTCGGGAATGCCCCAGCAGCGCGACGCGGGAGAGGTCGACCTTCCCGCTCAACGGCCCGAGATCCGTCGGCTGGTCGCGCAGCATGACGAGATGCTCCAGCGCGAGGACCGCCCTCGCCACCTCGGCGCCGCCGATGCCGCCGCCGGA
It includes:
- a CDS encoding response regulator transcription factor, with amino-acid sequence MIRLLIVDDDPMVCGYLSTILEDAEDIEVIGVSHDGAAAVDDAVRFRPDVILMDIRMPGVNGVVATRRISGLNLPSKVVALTSFESDDAVLGAMDAGATGFLLKSTAPSDLIALVRAASSGHSVLAPEATRRLTAGRAGADPGMRQALGTLTRREREVLVLIGEGSSNSAIAARLGLSEGTVKGYVSRVLDKLGCQNRTQAGLIAHAYLRR
- a CDS encoding alpha/beta hydrolase, translating into MDHEAAENSSDGQRLGASGRRPRRARRGPWVGAAIAMAIAAAALWCWSMTDQWMESAPGASLRITAVNLAIPVTIGVIVWAACRFLVRRRWPRVPSLYIAVLAASLVLLLTLPAGVSRTAWLVAVVVIVCVASLVGGATWALVCGTRSRGRTVTALVVASLVAIAVVVWLTVPTGTPPAPLDAGSSDIPPVPDLSTPGQADVQTLTYGSGDDKLREEYRDVAFTTPTVDLSDVVTRWSDGAGADRTALWGFDATALPLNARVWYPSGEGPFPVVLMVHGNTGSVEFSEGGLAYLGEQLASRGTIAISIDEGFLATTLLDSGGGIGGAEVARAVLALEHLVMLRDQPTDLGPLSGKVDLSRVALLGHSRGGEAVAVASAINDLGALPDHPSHAVDYGFAIEAVVALAPSDGQYQPDGEKVYLSDVSYLVIQGSHDADVASFGGSSQYARTTPGGGQLKALLYVGGANHTQFNTLWGRRDIGYGLPKMFIDTGALIEPEEQRTVALGYVTAFVETTLLDNDQSALLEDYRAGSQWLPETRYISQYAAGGSIELLTGQEDDVEETATLDGASVVTSGGGSWDEGPVELRWGAGDNRVVSVTCKGSDTVEVAVELPAPLTLPAAGTVSVDAAVDSGEELVPVQLVVTDAAGNEATADLPGGAPPPIAGDTLKAGWMQPGALVEPVLQTSTAPLASLAGIDLAQVTRIAVRAACSGQTVLIDNLTVDPSAS